One Vanrija pseudolonga chromosome 5, complete sequence genomic window, ACACATAGCACGACCCagccctcgctcgctgcgctcgctcgactcACCGAATAACAGTGGGCACCACAGCCCGATAGAACCCCTTGAACCCCTGCTCGGCATAAACAGCCCTAGCGTGCCCGCGCAAgctgagcgcggcgccgcccacggcCTGCCGGCGCAccttgagcacgtcggcaGGGTTGGCAatcgcggcgccgaggcagcccgagccgaggcctgcgccgagcttgacgatGACGCTGTGCGGGTCCAGGCTGGGCGAGAGGGACAGGATGCCGGACTTGAACTGGTCGTAGCAGCCCATCCGGATGCCCGAGTACGATAGTTCGCGGATCATGGATGCCTGGGGGGTTAGCGCTTCTGCCACCACAGCCCACGACAAAGGAggccaggccgagggcatGTTGACCACACCGTtcgctctgctcgctcgcttaCTCACCGAAACGCCGTTGTAGATGCTGAAGAACCCCTCCTTGCGCACCATGTCAATGAGCGTGTGCACAAACCCAGGTGACCGCCCACTGCCGGCCTTGACGAACAGCTGCTGCCGGACCTTTACCAGGTCGGCGGGGTTGGTCACCATCGCAGAGGTGGCGTTTGCGCAGCCTGTAGCGACCATGATTGGAGTGAGTGGTAGGAGAGAGGAGCATCGTCGTCAGAGCGAGAGTCGATATCAGCACAtgtctcgctcgtcgacaccacacccaccagcAAGCAACATCTTCAAGCCAATCTCGTGCGCCGGGTGCATCTGGTTCGGATGCTCGTCCAGCGCCTCCTGCTCGACCACGACGGATGCCATTGTGAGGGTGTGATGGTGTGTCTAGTGTTGTCTATGCTGAGtgttgaggtcgaggtcgaggtagctgttgtcgctgtcgattacccgagcgcgcgagcactAGCCGACGTGCGGAAGCCGTGTTACCGAgtccgcgtcgccgagggtaGGTCTGGGGTCGTTGCGGACGTCGTGATGCCGTGCTGCCGATTATACCGAGGATGCTGATGCAGATGTTGATGCAGATGAGAAGAAAGAAGTGAAGAGGAAGTGTCAGACGAGATGTCAGATGTCAGAGTGCCGAGGTGGGGTTGGACCCGGTTCGGACCTAGCCGATGCCGAGACTGGCCCTGGGGTAGTTTGTCaacaacgccgacgaccagagcgacggcggagggggctacggcgacgacggcgcacgACTTTACACACCTAGTACACACAATGTACATTCTACGTGATACACATACACACAATGGCTATAATGGTTAAGAATCTGACGAGAATCGTTCTTTCCGAAAATGTTTGTGTCGCAAAAGTCGTTGGTGACCTCCTAGCGCGTACTCAACTAGgcgtacgccgcgccgcgcccctcGCTGACTACTGCACacgaccgacgcgccgctcccctgcgccggcgccggcgccatcgcCTACTCGCCTACTCATCTATACACACACCGATGCCACCAATGCCGCGTAACGGCTGATCGGCGGGTCCTCCGGAGCACATCCGCACTCCACTACACCGAAGGCACCTGAGCGGAACAGGTCCGCGGGGGCCCACAACGGCTGCAGTTGTTTTCAAGCACGCCGCTGGGTGTCCGACTTGCGCCCTGCCAACGACTTGCGCTGCTTGgctcgcgcgtcgaggcctTTCTCCAGCAGCTTCTTCGTCTGGGCTGCAGTGAGGCCCTTGACGCGGAAGAGGGGCGCCAGGTCACGACTGAGCTCGCCGTTGAACTTCTGGCGCCGGGGTGCGGCGGGGATGCCCTGGCCGTCGTGGACATCGAGGTCCTCCTTGAGAGGCGGAGATGGAGAGCTCGGAGTCGCCTTGATGAACCCcgcagcctcctcgccctcggccgcttCAGCCGGCTCTGCCTGGATATCGTCCTCATCTCCCTTGGACGCAGCTGACTCTTGGCTGGTCTTGCTTTTGCGGGAAAACCAAGTGAGCGGGTTCATACGGCCGCCGAAGCTGAACATGCTAGTGGGCGGTGTCGCAGGGGTACGCTGCTCGGCTGGCGGGGCAGTGGACGGTGCCGGCGATCGCCGGAGCCGTTTGGCGCTCCGCGACGTGGAGGTGGACGCGGCCGAGTCATTGGAGACTGTCGAAGCTTCAGCTTCGCGGCGACGCTTTGGCGGCCGGACTGGAGTGCGGTCGCCAGGTTGGGGTGGCGATGCAGCGGGTCGTGGGGAAGATAGAGGGTGTGTCGTGTGATTGTAGTGGGCGCTGGACTGGGAGTTGGAATGATGAGACAGCGACGAGTCGATTtcctcggcgtgcccgcGCGACTGGGTGGACGTCAGCTGGCGTgtggccgcgccgctggccggctcgtcggcgtcgatctcgtcggTACACGCCTGAtgcggctcgtcggcgtcgatctCATCATTGCCCAcgtccgcgtcgtccgtggcaatgtcgtcggcgccctgGTCCTCAACAACGAttgcgtcgtcggcctcgggggcCTCGGATGGGCGGTCCAGCTCGGtatcgccgcgctgccgacTCTCCCGCTCATAGTCGGAGAGGTCACCGTCCGAgccgtcgccagcgtcgtCCTTTTCGCCAGCACTCTCCGCAACCActtcgggctcgtcggcttccACCACCTCCCGCTGCGGCGTCTGGAACGACGACTCGCCCCGTGGTCTCCTGCGCACTTGCTGACGCCGCTGTGCCGTGTCCTTACGGATGACgatctcgtcgtcatcgctgCTGAGGATTAACGGTGTGCGGTGCTTGGCGACTGGCTGTGGGATGGCAGGGCTGGGTGTGGCGAGGTTGAGGTGGCGCGTGGGGTGATGTTGGTCGGGTTCTTCcacagcgtcgtcgtcctgcacattgtcgtcgtcttcttcaaAGCGGTCTTCGGAAGCGTAGtaggctgccgccgccgcctcgtcgtcctcctcgacatcgtTAATGGGCGCGTTGTTCGAGTCGCCAGCACGAGGGATCTGCACTTGCACCAGAACCTCAGGCGAGTACGGCTtcgcgacgctgctcggagcgccctcgtcgccgctcccGTCGGAGAAGCCGTAGTCGGGCACATAGTCGTCCTCCGcatcgccgacgtcgacaggCGGAATGTCGAGCCCGAATATCGTGATGGCCTCCAGCTGGGCCATCTGGCCCGGGGAAGGCGGATCAAAGAGCACATTCGGAAGGCCCTTGACCTTCTGCTTTGTCGAGCCGGCATCGAACCGGTGGAGGAAGTCACGGAGGCTGATCTTGCCCTCGGACGCTGCACCACCCGTCGAGGCTGAGTCGTTGGTCGTTGACCAGGCCGAGGACTGTCGTCAGTTGTTGCCCTTGCTCTCAACTCACGAGGTGGCGCGAGCCCTCGCGCGAGACGCGCCGCACCATGGTCTGCGGCTTCTCCGGGGTGGGatccgacgccgagctcgacctgtCACTGTCAGCTGTGAACCGAGACTCGTGCAGCTCACACGCCAAACCACCACTTTCTCAGCACAGAGTGCACCCCCTCGTCGTTGGACACGTCCACCGCCTGAGAGTAGAAGACGGGGTCGCTCCGATCGCCGCTCACGACCTCCCAAGCGCGTGCGTGCAGGCTGACACGAGGGACGTCGGAGCCTGTTGCCGGCGCGTTGACGCGGAACGCAAAGGCCTTCAAccggacgacggcgcgcaggcaCGAGGTGAGGctctcggcgtgctcgccggcgacgctTGTTTCGAaggcgtcggtcgcggcggcgtcaaaCTCGATCGCGACGGTATGCGTGCGGTCTGAGATGACTCCGCGCACTACTGCGTGCGGGTTCTCTGCCGTGCGGTAGGTCGTGAACTAAGTTGTTAGGCGCAAGGGaaggtggtgggtgtgaaGCTCACTCACCTTTACCAGCTGGCCGCACTTTGAACTGCCTGTCCACGGCGTGTCAAAGTCTGCGCCGTGCTCCCTGTCGTGTTGGACGATCGACTTTGAAATCCacgacgcgagcgactgCGCCATTGAGAGATAAAGGAAGAGGGAGAGGGATGAGAAAGAGTAGAGGAATGTTGTTGTTCTGTTGGACGCGTCGCAAAGTCAAAGTCAGTCACGTGATAACTTCTCGACTATGATACAAGTGCATCATGCTACAAGGAAGAATAACTAGATGGGCTGGCTCATatcgagcgacgacgcctcgggAATGGCAGTAGACTCGAGCGCACCATAGAGCAGGCCAGAGTCGAGCCACGACAGGTCAGTCTCGAGCCAGCTGGACGTgacgcccccgacgccgaggccgagcgactcgagcagctggTCTGCAGAGAGCGGCGCCTCATCGCTGCCCGTCACGGGAATgttgagcgccttggcgacggcaGTGTACGCGTTGGAAAGCATCGGGAGCTCACGGCTGGCgagtagcagcagcgtgaTGATccggcggagggcggcctcggcaacgtcCCAGGTCCAGCCGAGGAACGCGGCcacgagggcgtcgacgagggagATGGCGTACTGGGTTGCGGaatcgacgaggtggtgctcGCCTTGTACGTCGCAGAGGGCGATGCGGAGAAGTAGGCTCACACAGTTTGAGATGTGGTGGGAAGAGTCTGGCGTAAGTCGAAAGCAGCTTGGTTGTCACTCACAAGGCATCCAGAACTGGTCGCGATCAGCCGCGCTGAGGTTGATGACGAGTTCGGCGAGACGCTGACACGCGACAAGGCCGTTGTTGAGCACAACGAGACTGTGTGGGGCCCGCATATCGGTCAGACTCTCAACAACCAGACGGTTGGTCACGACCATGACGCCAAAGACGGAGAGCTGGAAGGATTCTgcgatggtgagtggggtgaATACCATTTGCAAGCTACCACTACTCACTAACGCCCGTGGGCAGAAGCTCGGTAGTTGAGCTCTGTCCCCAGCGCACCTGCAGGTCTGGGTCAAGCGTgcgctcaaactcgtcgagctgggcgcgaatctcctcgaggcgggcgaggcgcgtgaCGCCCGTCGGCGCATTCACCACCGCCTGGACGGTGTAGAACTCGTCGACAAGCTTGTCGACAATCTCGGTCAGCCGGCACGTGGCGATGAACGCCTCATACGACAGGCGAGTGGACGGCGAGAGGCCCGGAGCGCCGTCAGCGTCGTgcagcgtcggcagcgacacATTGTAGTTGCTCTTGTGGAGATTGCTCGGGCGGCCGTAGATCAGCGCACGCCACTTGTCGTGGATGAGCAGCGTCCACCACAGACGCTTGCGCACGCTGCGCTCCCAGAGCGGGAGGGTCCAGTTGGTCGGGTCCAtgtgcaggccgaggaggtgagccgcgccggcggctcgcgcAAGTCCAATCTCACTCTGGCCAACGTTCTCCGCTGGGCGGGAGGAGAGgatgagcagcgcgagctggatGGTTCTCAGGCGCGGCTGCCTaaactcgtcctcgaggcccaCGAGTCCCTGCGACCACAGTTGCTTGTGCAGTGGCCGCAGCTCGTTGATGTAGGGGGTCGAGTGGGCAACAATgcccgcgaggagcgcgaaTGGGACGGGTccgttgccgccgaggccggcgcaCGCGGATTCCAGCCGCTTGGCGTTGACAAACGGGAGCGCGGGGAGGGTGACGAGGGTGAacctgggggtgtcagcagGTTGCAGAGATGTCTTCGCCGTCacacggcgctcgcggcaaCTCACTTGCCCAATGCCTTGTTCAGCATGtcatcgccgacggccgccgcctcctccatgACCATCTCGAACGCCTtctgcgccgagctcggcccgcGGCCGTACAGCAAGCTAGGGTGCTTGATAAAGTACGCCGGGAGGCGGGAGCTGGCCGAGACCTGACGAAACGCGAGCGTGGCCTGGCGCGCAAACGTCGAGTTTGAGAGACCCTCCGCAGCAGGATTGCGCAGGGTGAGGCCGAAGAaggcgcccgagccgacaaAGTGCGACTCGTcctctgcgtcgtcggcggggtcgagacTCGGcgggagctcggcgccgcccgagagTGCCTGGtgcacgagcgcgtcgcgggtGGCCGAGTGCGCGTTGGCCGGTGGAGAGGGGTACCGCTGCAGATGGAGCGAcgggcgcgcgagcccgcGTAGGCTGTCCTGCGCGAACGGCGAGAGCGGGTACGCGCCGTTGCTACTGGTCGTCGGGATCGGTGCCGAGCCCGCAGGCGAGatggtcgacggcgtgccccGTGTCGCGGAGGTCACGGacggcccgcccgccgtcggcgtgagcCACGACCCCGCTGTGGGGAGCGGTGCCGGGGCGTACGGCTGCGGCTGGGTGAGCGGTGTACAGGAGGAGATGGCGGGCACAACACCCACCTGGGGGACATCCTTTGGGACCGCATCGCCCTTTGGCTTGCGCTTGCGGGTCGTTGGGGGCAGGTGGAAGGTGCATTCTTTACGGCGCGTCTTGCACGACACGCAAGGCTCACCGCGCACCGGGATCATGCATAGGTGCTTGTGCCGCCGGCCTAGAGGATGGGTGGTCAGctttgcctcgtcgtcggcgtacggcggccaa contains:
- the ucpB gene encoding Mitochondrial substrate carrier family protein ucpB, translating into MASVVVEQEALDEHPNQMHPAHEIGLKMLLAGCANATSAMVTNPADLVKVRQQLFVKAGSGRSPGFVHTLIDMVRKEGFFSIYNGVSASMIRELSYSGIRMGCYDQFKSGILSLSPSLDPHSVIVKLGAGLGSGCLGAAIANPADVLKVRRQAVGGAALSLRGHARAVYAEQGFKGFYRAVVPTVIRAGVLTSSQLGSYDVAKHFLRTHYPTTFPEGLFTHLVCSGFAGFACSVTSAPIDTVKVRMMNDATKQYSSSLECAAKMLRYEGPMAFYKGFIGCWTRLWPHTVISLVIFEKLRAFAGLNPI
- the SPAC25B8.11_0 gene encoding putative transcriptional regulatory protein — translated: MLLTVSRLLAAGPPKGREPRSRLDRPCDACRRHKHLCMIPVRGEPCVSCKTRRKECTFHLPPTTRKRKPKGDAVPKDVPQVGVVPAISSCTPLTQPQPYAPAPLPTAGSWLTPTAGGPSVTSATRGTPSTISPAGSAPIPTTSSNGAYPLSPFAQDSLRGLARPSLHLQRYPSPPANAHSATRDALVHQALSGGAELPPSLDPADDAEDESHFVGSGAFFGLTLRNPAAEGLSNSTFARQATLAFRQVSASSRLPAYFIKHPSLLYGRGPSSAQKAFEMVMEEAAAVGDDMLNKALGKFTLVTLPALPFVNAKRLESACAGLGGNGPVPFALLAGIVAHSTPYINELRPLHKQLWSQGLVGLEDEFRQPRLRTIQLALLILSSRPAENVGQSEIGLARAAGAAHLLGLHMDPTNWTLPLWERSVRKRLWWTLLIHDKWRALIYGRPSNLHKSNYNVSLPTLHDADGAPGLSPSTRLSYEAFIATCRLTEIVDKLVDEFYTVQAVVNAPTGVTRLARLEEIRAQLDEFERTLDPDLQVRWGQSSTTELLPTGVKSFQLSVFGVMVVTNRLVVESLTDMRAPHSLVVLNNGLVACQRLAELVINLSAADRDQFWMPYSSHHISNCVSLLLRIALCDVQGEHHLVDSATQYAISLVDALVAAFLGWTWDVAEAALRRIITLLLLASRELPMLSNAYTAVAKALNIPVTGSDEAPLSADQLLESLGLGVGGVTSSWLETDLSWLDSGLLYGALESTAIPEASSLDMSQPI